In one window of Candidatus Avedoeria danica DNA:
- a CDS encoding DUF2442 domain-containing protein encodes MDYLPLVIGAEYRSEYRIHIWFSDGTAKTVDFSGWLDGPIFEPLREPTYFRGFFVDGGTVAWPNGADIAPETLYEAADCRAAA; translated from the coding sequence ATGGACTACCTACCGCTCGTCATCGGCGCCGAGTACCGGAGCGAGTACCGTATCCACATCTGGTTCAGCGACGGAACGGCAAAGACCGTCGACTTTTCGGGGTGGCTGGACGGCCCAATCTTCGAGCCGCTCCGCGAGCCGACGTATTTCCGCGGCTTCTTCGTCGATGGTGGAACGGTCGCCTGGCCCAACGGCGCCGATATCGCGCCGGAGACGCTGTACGAAGCGGCGGATTGCCGGGCGGCTGCCTGA